In the genome of Mogibacterium neglectum, the window GCATTTATACTTCACCTCCCCCGTTAGTGGAATCAAGGTTTTCTACATTCGCCTTGATAACAGCATCTGTGCTAGAGTGTTCAGGATGCACGGGATCATAAACATCTTTTCCTATTGTAATTTTAAATTCAATAATCCAGCGCTGCACAATACGAAACGCCACAAGAACAAATGATACGAACGGAGCCGCTTGTATAAAGTACATAGGAATCGAGCAGGCAGGAGACACCTGTCCACTCTGAGCTGCAGACATCATATATGAGTATGCAACAGGAATCATATATATAAAGAAGATTAACTCAAGGGTATGATTCACAACCTTTATAACTGCGTTGCCGCGCCTAGGAAAAATAGATACTAATTGCTCAATCTTGATAGATAAGCATTTCTTGCTACAATAGCTAACACTAAGAAATCCACTCCATATAAACATGTAGCGTGTT includes:
- a CDS encoding TRAP transporter small permease; this encodes MKKLIHILDESLEEILLIGLLIGMTLIMGIQVISRYILGMSLSWSEEITRYMFIWSGFLSVSYCSKKCLSIKIEQLVSIFPRRGNAVIKVVNHTLELIFFIYMIPVAYSYMMSAAQSGQVSPACSIPMYFIQAAPFVSFVLVAFRIVQRWIIEFKITIGKDVYDPVHPEHSSTDAVIKANVENLDSTNGGGEV